A genomic stretch from Frigoribacterium sp. PvP032 includes:
- a CDS encoding AAA family ATPase, protein MIIDRVHVPHERVVDPDEWPFTVPAVAALVGAGVSLNAPVTFLVGENGSGKSTIVEALAEAWGADVRGGRSHGRYSSELEPSELGAVLALGRTPTGSRMVGRKAKGWFLRSETALDMFSRYEKCDPGFHDVSHGESFLHAFDARLAEKGLYLLDEPEAALSFSACLQLMGTLADVVDAGGQVVCATHSPVLTALPGASVLQLGERGIERTTWGELDLVQHWRAFLDEPGRYLRHL, encoded by the coding sequence ATGATCATCGACCGGGTCCACGTGCCACATGAGCGGGTGGTCGACCCCGACGAGTGGCCGTTCACCGTCCCGGCGGTCGCGGCGCTCGTGGGTGCGGGCGTGTCCCTCAATGCCCCCGTGACCTTCCTCGTCGGCGAGAACGGCAGCGGCAAGTCCACGATCGTCGAGGCCCTCGCCGAGGCGTGGGGTGCCGATGTGCGCGGCGGTCGCTCGCACGGCAGGTACTCGTCCGAGCTCGAGCCATCCGAGCTGGGTGCCGTCCTCGCGCTCGGTCGCACGCCGACCGGCAGCCGCATGGTGGGCCGGAAGGCGAAGGGCTGGTTCCTGCGGTCCGAGACGGCGCTCGACATGTTCTCGCGGTACGAGAAGTGCGACCCGGGGTTCCACGACGTGAGCCACGGCGAGAGCTTCCTGCACGCCTTCGACGCCCGGCTGGCCGAGAAGGGGCTGTACCTGCTCGACGAGCCAGAGGCCGCGCTCTCGTTCTCGGCCTGCCTCCAGCTCATGGGCACGCTGGCAGACGTCGTCGACGCCGGCGGGCAGGTCGTCTGCGCGACCCACTCGCCGGTGCTCACGGCGCTTCCCGGCGCGTCGGTGCTGCAGCTCGGTGAGCGGGGCATCGAGCGGACGACGTGGGGCGAGCTCGACCTCGTGCAGCACTGGCGGGCCTTCCTGGACGAGCCGGGGCGGTACCTGCGACACCTCTGA
- the rsfS gene encoding ribosome silencing factor, with the protein MTATPRAIELLQIAARAADDKQADDLVALDVSEPLALTDIFLLASGRSERNVVAIAGEIEDKMLEAGARTLRREGRAEGRWILLDFGDVVVHVFHDEDRQYYSLERLWSDCPAIPLDVVTASSAEAASAPASSEA; encoded by the coding sequence GTGACAGCCACCCCTCGTGCCATCGAGCTCCTGCAGATCGCAGCCCGCGCCGCCGACGACAAGCAGGCCGACGACCTCGTCGCGCTCGACGTCTCCGAGCCGCTGGCCCTCACCGACATCTTCCTCCTGGCCTCCGGTCGCAGCGAGCGCAACGTCGTCGCCATCGCCGGCGAGATCGAGGACAAGATGCTCGAGGCCGGCGCACGCACCCTGCGCCGCGAGGGTCGCGCCGAGGGCCGCTGGATCCTGCTCGACTTCGGCGACGTCGTCGTCCACGTCTTCCACGACGAAGACCGCCAGTACTACTCGCTCGAGCGCCTCTGGAGCGACTGCCCGGCGATCCCGCTCGACGTGGTGACCGCCTCCTCCGCCGAGGCCGCCTCGGCTCCGGCGTCGTCCGAGGCCTAG
- the nadD gene encoding nicotinate-nucleotide adenylyltransferase has product MVGTTPATSTPGAFVTGRRPRVGIMGGTFDPIHHGHLVAASEVAQSFHLDEVLFVPTGQPYMKSGVSDSEHRYLMTVVATASNPMFTVSRVDIDRDGPTYTIDTLRDIRAQRPDSELFFITGADAVSQILDWKDVRELWDLAHFVAVTRPGHDLSVGSLPESDVSLLEVPALAISSTDCRARVGRGFPVWYLVPDGVVQYISKHHLYRSNA; this is encoded by the coding sequence ATGGTCGGCACGACGCCTGCGACGAGCACCCCCGGGGCGTTCGTCACCGGTCGTCGACCCCGCGTGGGCATCATGGGCGGCACGTTCGACCCGATCCACCACGGGCACCTCGTGGCCGCGAGCGAGGTCGCGCAGTCGTTCCACCTCGACGAGGTGCTGTTCGTCCCGACGGGACAGCCTTACATGAAGTCCGGCGTCAGCGACAGCGAGCACCGCTACCTGATGACCGTCGTGGCCACCGCCTCCAACCCGATGTTCACCGTCAGCCGGGTCGACATCGACCGTGACGGGCCGACGTACACGATCGACACCCTCCGCGACATCCGCGCCCAGCGGCCCGACTCCGAGCTCTTCTTCATCACCGGGGCCGACGCCGTCTCGCAGATCCTCGACTGGAAGGACGTCCGCGAGCTGTGGGACCTCGCGCACTTCGTCGCGGTCACCCGCCCGGGCCACGACCTCAGCGTCGGCAGCCTCCCGGAGAGCGACGTAAGCTTGCTCGAAGTCCCCGCCCTCGCCATCTCGTCGACCGACTGCCGTGCCAGGGTGGGACGCGGCTTCCCGGTGTGGTACCTGGTCCCCGACGGGGTCGTCCAGTACATCTCCAAGCACCACCTGTATCGGAGCAACGCATGA